TCATGAGTCTTTGCTTTATAGGGGCCCCATACATCAATGTGAAGTAACTCAAAACACTGAAAAGTCTTAGTATGACTAATAGGGAAAGGCTGTCTACATTGTTTAGCCTTAGGACAAATTTGACAAAAACTGTCACAATTTCTTCCAACAGATGGCAAAGATTTATTCACTAGATGGAGTTTATCAAAAGGTAGATGACCTATCCTTAAGTGCCACAACTTGATATCTTCAGTAACTGAAACCAGAACTTCTGAACTTGAGTTGTTCTGCAACATTTTATTCTCCAAATCACTTTCAACCACAGCATACAATCCCGACTCTATCTTACCAAGAACCACTGAAGTTTTCTGAGAATGTTCCTGAATCATACACTTGTCATGAGTGAATGTCACAGGAAAGATCTTTACACAATTTATGAGTAGAGATAAGGTTAAAATGACAGTTAAGCACATGTAGAACATTCTTAAGCATAATATTCTTCCCAATTAAAACATCACCAATATGTTTTACCTCAACTTTCTTACCATCAGCAACTGTTATAGTCCTAACATCTTCTTTCAACTCAGAAAATGTATGAAATAACTCCAAATTAGAACAAATATGATCTGTAGCTCCACCATCAACAATCCATCTTGTATTAAATGACGTGATTAGACATGTACCTGCCACATTAGCTGCATGAACAGGCTGTTCTTGCTCATTGATTAGGCTTAAAAATTGCTGATATTGTTCTTCAGAAATGTGAGTGACACTCTCATCACTTGGAACATCTTCAGTACCTTGCATCACTCCTGCAAATCTTTTGCCTCTGTGACCAGGTGGATATCCATGTAATTTCCAGCATCTTTCCATTGAATGACCTGCCATGTTGCAGTGATTACAGAAGAAGGAATTTCCAGTTCTTTTGTTTGAAACTGCAAACTTGTTATTGCCAGGACCCTGTATTATCTTGGGCTGATAAACCTTGTTGTTATTGTAGTTGTTATTCCTTCTATCATCAGCAACTGCAAACACCATTGGCTTCACTTCTTGGTCTTCAGACATTCTTTGTTGCTTTTCATCTTGAACAAGCAATCTGTAAGCAGTAGCAATGCTTGGTAAAGGGTTCATCATAAGAAGGTTAGTTCTCACTTGAGAGTGTTTCTTGTGTAACTTCATCAACAGCTGGATTAACCTTTCTTCCTCCTTTTCTTGGACAAACTTCTGACTGACATTAATATTACAAGTACAACCAGTACAAATGCAGACTGGTACATCCTTGGCACTATTCAGTTCATCCCAAATCATTTTTATCTTGGTGAAAAAATCAGTGATGCTGCTATCTCCTTGTGAAACTTCACTTAGACTTTGTTGCAATCCATAGAATTATGGTCATGAAGTGACTGAAAAACGTTCTTCCAAATCTTTCCAAATGTCTCTTGCAGTTGGAAGAAACACTACACTTTTGGCAATTGTAGGACTTAGAGACCTTAACAAGTATGCCATGACCATGCTGTTACATCTATCCCATGCTTGATAGTCTGCATGATTGAGAGCTGGTTTAGGAAAGATCCATCAATGAAACGAACTTTGTTCTTGACTGCAAAAGCTAACAATATGCCTCTCTTACATTCTGCATAGCCCTCTCCATCAAATTTGTCTGATACAACTGCAGCTTAAGGATTTTCTGAAGTATGTATGAAGTACACACTGTTAGGATCTTGCATTGCTTCTGTTCCCATGATAATTTCAAGAGATAATCTTCAAGAAATCAAACAGAGAATTTTGATTGAACTTTGATTTGAATTGTCAGGATTGTTTTCTGATTTTGATTAACAGATTCTGAAAAAATTGCTAAGTGTTTAACAAAAAACTTGCTGCTGTTCTTTTAACAGTTTTAATGAAATGCGGAAAGTTTGGCAGGATCTGAagcctgctctgataccatgaagaagTTCTTGAATTAGAACTTCTGAATGAgagaagaagagaaggaaatttTATTGATTGAGAATCAGAATGATTCTTGTTACAGATTACAAGCAAAGCACATCAGCTTATATAGTAGTGTGTTAGTTTACTAGgcaaacaaacacaactgaaagaGTTAGTTATAACTAACTATTACATCATGTAACAACTTGAGCCATGCCACCAATCTGTGTACTGCAGTGCCATGTCATTAATCTGTGCATCATGATCTTCAGATGTCAGTAGTTGAGACAGTAATGCAGTGATTAACGCAGCTCTTGTATTGGACTGATCTTGCTTATGTGTGCTGCTGTCTTGCTTCTGATCATATACTCCAATAGTGCTTAAGCCTATGGGAGTGAATATTATTAGTTGCATATAGTtatatattttgaaaaaaaactaAAGTCTACGGGTGACCTAGAGATGTACAAGGCACGAGATGACTAATGGTAGGTGGAACTACTCCAGTTAAGATcgagggggggggggttgttTGCCGTGAGACTTTTAGTTGCCCCACACGGATGGAgagtcactactacaaaaacaccttTATAAGTCGGCTTTTTATTGTCGCCTCAAATTAATGTGTGACACCAAAACATGTAAAGTCCCACTTTATAAAACAGGCGACACATAAAGTTGATAGCAGATATTTCAAAGATACTAGTGTTTCGCCTATGTTATAAAGCGGGACTCCAAAAGTTTTTGTGTCGCACATTAGTAACAGGCGACACCTATTTcttctatatattttttttcaatattttttttaaaatcaaataaatacTTTCAGTGTCGCCTGTGTTAAAAAATGAGACTCTAAAGGTTTTGGTGTCGCTTATTTTAACAGGCGACACCTATTTATTCTTAATATTCATTTCAaatgtttttttaaaatcaAATGAAATAATTTTAACGTTGCCTGTGATATAAACTGGGACTCTAAAAATATTGTTTTCGCACATTAAAACAAGCGACCTATCCCTTCcattaaaatattattaataataacaataataataaaattaaaaaaaattaaaaaaagaatcaCGGGACAAAATTTTCCTAAACATTTCCCATaaacaaaaactaaaaacttCCAAGAGTTGGAAGTTTGGAACCCTTGAGTCCTTAACCTACTCTCAATCTCTCACGCCAGAATCACATCAATCTTCCTCCCCCCAAAACCTCTCGTAATCCCGCGGTTCCCACAAATGGTGATACTGTAGAAAGGAACAATATGCTCAGCTTGGAATTACAGCGCTCAAAGATTTCCTACTTGTTCAATCAATGGTCTTCTCACCATCTTTGATTCTCCTGACGCTGCTTCCTCTTCTCCCTTCTCTCCTTCTTCCTCTTTTCAGGTATGATCCTCCCTATTTTCCCCAATCAATTGCAATTTCTTTTTCTAGACAAATTCATTTCGTTAATTGCCCATCTTTGTGTTTATATAATGTATGCATTTTCAGTTAAATATACAATCTTTTATttgttgaacttttttttttgctagtAGTATGTTTGTTGTTCTATGTATGAATCAATTGAATATATGATGAAAGTTTTTGAATGTTGGTTTATTGATATTCTGGAGCATGGTGATCTTTTTGATTTTAATGATAACAATTATTATTAGAGTTGTCTAATTGGGGTTTTGGGTCGGATTGTGTGTGCATCGTATCATGTCGGGTAGATCATCTATGGTATGGCAGCTCTATTCATAATGTGTGTGAGATGTTGATGTAATTCCGAATTATAATTCAATTTAACATTTTTCAGTGTATCAATATTTGGGGGTTAATCTAATATCTGTTGAGTTTTGGGGAATTAAGTTAGAGGGTATATATCTAATTTCTTCCACTGAAGCTTCTGAAGTAGTATGATGCAACTTTCATGTGACAATTAACATGAGATTAGATGTGGTTTTAGGTACATGAGGGTAGCATTGTGAAGGTCGCATGGGTTCCTCCAGAGTATGGAGATGCCATCGCGTGCATTTTGGATGATGGGACATTATCATTGTGGGAAGAAGTTAGGAGGTAAGGCTAACTCAAACCTCTTGTTTCATTCATACAAAGAAATCATTTCTGCACATGTCAATTTTTGCCGTATGTCTTTTCTATAGTGATTGTACTTCCCTTCTTAAAGAAGGCATTGCTGAAATTGTATGCTCGTGTAAGCCTTATAGCCTAGAGAACTATGTCGTAACTAGTTTCAGATGTCCGCATTACAAGTAGAGTAATGCTTTACAAATCTTATGCTACCCTTTTGGCCTTTTCCCTACACCGTTAATGACTACTAGTAATAAGTAAGATATTTATTCAGGCTCATTAACCCCCTACTTAAAGAGGATGACAAGAAATTAAGTAGGCGActtaattcatcatcaaatattGAGGATACTGTCATTGAGTATTCTTGTACAGACAAAATATGAATATGTGCAACACTTACTTCCATACTTGTGAATaatctattttttaaaattgcAATGTATGTTACACAAATGTTTCTCTTTTCTGAAATGTTAGTATTAAATGTTTAAATATTTTCATTCTTCATTCTGCAATTCGTTAAATATTCAATTTATATAACAAACAACCACTTAGTAAAACTCTTAGGAGGAGTActttcaaaaataaaacaaaaatattaagcACTTCCCTTCTGCCGGGAATTTTCATCAGATTCTTGCCTTTTGCACAGTTGTTAGGCGACCGCAACCATACATCTGATACATTATGGTGGCTGATGGAATAAGCAGGAAGGCCAGGAACTAATAATATACTAATGATGTCTAATTAAGAGCAACCCCTGTTAGGAGACAATTTAAACGAATTTAGTATTTAAATAGAAAAAAGACAGCCATGTCAAAGGCCTGTGCATTTTCTGAAATAAAGATTAGCAAATTCACAATCCATCACAAACAATATGCAATCTAGCTGCTGACATAACAATAAGCCAATATCAAGCTATTGCTAATGCAAAAAATGAATAGGATCACAGTTTACTTAtacaaatccatgatggcggcTCCAATAGGCCTCCAGTATTCATCACAATAATATAAACCACCACCATTCCAAATTCTGACTTTGTAGGGTGATGGGACTTGGGAGGCATACATGTTAATAATCTTACCTTTAAAGCCTTAAACAAGACATGCCAACTAACAGAAATGGTTAGGAGGAAAATGAGAATGATAGGATATCGTCCATATACTAACTATGCATgaagatatatataattgctaTGCATAATTTCATAATTGCATATATATAGAACATATAGAAGGTCTGTAAAACTAAACTGAAACTTCTAACGACCAGAGAGAAGGTTCCAGATCGAATATCCAACAGGATAGTTCTAAGGTGCTGTGTGCAGGTTGTTTGGTTTGCAACTTGTGCTTCCTTCTTCCTTACTGTTTGCAGGTTTCTTGTGTTTTTTTTACTGTTTGTTGTCCATCAGTTGCTGGATTTTGGGCTAATGTTGGGGTGTTTGTTCTGCATGCTTCTTCTGCTCTGTTCTGGTTCTGCACAATGGTGTTAATGCTTGTTGTTTTCTGTTAGTGCTTGCAGTGTTCTGCTTTGTGTTTCTGGTGTTTTGTGTGCTCTGTTGGGTGGCCTGCAGCTGTCTGTTGCTTGCTGGCCCCTTGTGTGTTTAGTTGTGTGCCTTGGTGCTGCTGGTGTTGGGTAGTTGTTGCTTTTGGTGCTTGTTTTTCGGGGTTGCGGGTTGTGCACCAGTTTATGTAGTTGGTTTGTTTTGGGGTTGGGGGTTGTGCACCAGTTTACAGAAACATAGTTGGTTTGTTTCATGTGATTGATTTGTTTCATATAAAATGTTAACACAACTTTTGGGTGTAATTCCCTCTGAAACGTATGGTTCTGTATTTCTGCTTGCAGGGATGTATTTCTGTGAGCATGCTTTTGCATCGCAAATGTAATTCTCTTATTTGCAGATATTTCCGGTTCCTTATCCTATCATTTAGTAGACAGGAATGTGATTTCAGATCATTTGTTAGATGTGGATGCCTTATTCcttaaattatgtttttaatCAAAGATGGTTAATTACACGAACATCTGTTATGCCTTAATAGATTGATAAATTTGTATATGAATTGGTTTTGGTATCTGATTGTTTCGAATGTTCGTGTAGATGCTGCTTTACAAGCCTTAACAGGAAGATGGGGGAATTACTTGAGATCCTTGTGGCAACAGCTGGGAAGGACTACCTGTAGAAATTCTCGTATTGTTGGCATGTAAGTTGCACCCTGTACTTTCCAGATTGAGTCTCCATACAACATTGTTCAACTGTGGATAACTAAAAATTTGGCGATTGATATGTTTCAGAACATTGGCAACTATGGATTTGATTGGTCAGTTGTCTGGAGACTTGCAACTTTGTCAGAACTCCGAATTCTGTAGGTTTTCATATTCCACTTACCTGATATACATAATTATTCAAGTTTTATGCTATGATGGCAGTGAAAGTTTTAATAGCTATGTTTTAGATGTGTGGATTATTGTAAATCATCAGGCTTTCATATTCCTGATGTTCAATGTAGCAggataaattatttattatgctGAGATTCTCATTCACCTGTCCAATTGATTCAGGGATCCTATAACCAAAGGCTATGTAGGTCCTCTACCTCCAAGTATCGGGCCTGCAAGTATCAGGCTTACAAACTTGTGAGAAGCTTAGATATTTCTCTTATAATGTCAACATTCAAACCTTTTGTACTGCTTTTTCTTAACTACTAACTTTGTAATGTTAACAACTGGCAAGGCTTACAAACTACTAACATTCAAACCCATTTCTTCCTGCATttgtgatttcacaaaattcACACATGACTTTTGATTGCCCTATCACATTGGTGTCTTAGTGTTCTCGCCAATCGGAAATGCTTGAATGTGGCTATTACGTCATGAAGTACATGTGTTAAATAGTTTTACTTGGATTACAAAGTATTGGTAATCTGGAAGAGGTACGTGtatttttttgttattataGCTTTATTGATCATTTTTTACTACGCGTTAGCTTTTATCAAAActtactaataataataaattattttgttgAAGTATAGATATTTTCTCCAATCTCGTACACTCAAGAAGAGATCGATGATGTTCGAAAAAAATGGAGCAGATATTTTATTAGTAGTTGTTTGTAGTCATTT
This genomic stretch from Spinacia oleracea cultivar Varoflay chromosome 3, BTI_SOV_V1, whole genome shotgun sequence harbors:
- the LOC110797782 gene encoding uncharacterized protein isoform X1 → MEMPSRAFWMMGHYHCGKKLGDAALQALTGRWGNYLRSLWQQLGRTTCRNSRIVGITLATMDLIGQLSGDLQLCQNSEFCRFSYSTYLIYIIIQVLCYDGSESFNSYVLDVWIIVNHQAFIFLMFNVAG
- the LOC110797782 gene encoding uncharacterized protein isoform X2 — translated: MEMPSRAFWMMGHYHCGKKLGDAALQALTGRWGNYLRSLWQQLGRTTCRNSRIVGITLATMDLIGQLSGDLQLCQNSEFWIL